Below is a genomic region from Estrella lausannensis.
GCTTTATAGGGGCAACTGCACTCGCCCATCGATTCCTACGGTAGAAGCAATATAGCGCATTACTTCACAGTCGCACGTATTGAGCGAGAAAGCCACATGGCTTGATCCCCATTTTTGCATTGAATGGAGAAGCTGTCAGAGCACCATCGAGTATTGCTGTGAAGAGTTTCTACTTTTCCGGTATGAGCTCTTTTCGGTCTTCTGGGAGCTCTCTGCAGAAGAAGGCCATTTTGCTTCTTCAAGCGGTAAACCCGCTTATGATTGACAAATGTCTTGTTTTGCTTCGAGAGTTCCTCGTTCATTAATGCCAAAACCCTACGATAACCATAGGTCGGTCTTTCCTTGATGATCTTTTGAATCAAAGGAATCAGCGCTTCGTCTTGCGCAATTTTGTATTGCCCTGGTCTCTTGTTCTGACCATTCAAATTTTGAATCAAATTAGAGCGGGACACTTGCATAACCTCCGCTATCTGTCTGATTCTAAATCTTTAAAGACTTGAAATGGCTGCCGTGAGACCAGTTGTTTTTCCAACCTATTCTTACGGCTTCCTTCAAAATTTCATTTTCAAGGGTCTTACGACCTAAAATCCTTTCTAATTCCCTGATTCTTTTCTCGAACTCTTTGACCTCAAGCTTTAGGTAATAGCTCATCTTGGCAACTGATTCCTTCTAAAGCTCCGTCTTCCATCCGCTTACTCCACTGAAATAGCTGACTGGGAGTTATACCATATTTCCTAGCAACTTGGGAAACAGAGTTGCCGGATTGGTAGGTTTCCTGGATGATTTGGCGCTTCTCCTCGAGGGTCCATCGCCTTCTTCTTTCTACCGAGGTAATAAGTTTAAATTCAGTCATACGCCTAGTCTTACTCTTAAGTCTTACTCCAATGTCTTACGAGCAAGTTAAGTGGTCCGGTCTAAATGGGGAGCACTCCAAAGTTAAGCGGTCCGATCTAAATGGGGAGCACTCCACGATACCGGCAGCGGGTGAAAATTTACGCTCATAACAACCTCATCCACAATCGTGGGATAACAGTGTGTCTACTCAATATTTTATTTGGATGGGTTTACATTATGATGAGAAGGTGATTGTTCTAATTAGGAAAATAAATACTTTCTGAAATCCATGTTAAATAGCATGAAAAATTATTGATTTAAAACACGAGGTTTTTGAGTCTATTTCAACTTGATTTGTGACTACAAATTAATTGTGGTTGCTGAAAATGGCTTTGTTTGAGACTATCTAATGCTAAAATAAACAAGAGGTTAATCTATTTATGCTAAAAAATATCAGAAAATTGTTGGTTCTTTCTTTGGTTTTCAATCTAACATATTGTTACTCACATGTAGAATTGTCAAAAGCACACGAGATCGTAGATCGAGAGCACAAAAATTATGTGATTTTATCTGATGCAGCGAAATACACGGATTATGCGGTGTTAAAATTTCAAAAATCAAAAAAAATATCAGGTTCGAGTTGTATTGTTCGTGAAGGAGTGATTGACGTGAATTTAATTAAAAAATCGATTCGATAAATTAAGGAATATTTACAGATGTGGCTTTCCAATTTGTTCATGGTTTTTATGTCAATATTGATTTGTGGATGTAGTACACCTTTCAATGTAACTGTCGATTCAATAAGTTCACCTATTGCTATTGAAAAAAATAAATTTATTATTATTCCCGGAAATAAAGACGTCGACGAAAATAACTTACAATATGCGGAATTCTCTGCGTACACAGAAAAAGTTTTAGAAAGCATTGGTTTTGAAAAAGTATCGAATCCTGAAGATGCTGATGTAGGTATATTTCTCTCATACGGGGTAAGTGATCCTAAATTTTATGAATACACATATTCCACACCAATTTGGGGCCAGACAGGAGTCGCGCAGAGTAACACTTATGGGTCAGTTACTAGATATGGAAATTGTGCCACATATTCGCAAAATACCACGTACACCCCACAATATGGTGTCATCGGCTCGCAAACTAATGTAGGCGTGGGTGTTGTCTATTTTAGAAATCTAACTCTGGAAGGAGTCGATCTTGAAAAATTCCGCGAAAATGGAAAGGTCTATGATCTCTGGAAAACAGCAGCAATAAGTAATGGAGAATCAGGCGATCTTCGATATGTTTTTCCCTACATGCTGGTCGCTTCTAAAAACTTCATACGAACAAACTCTTTGCAAAAAGTAAATATTCAAATTGCTAAAGATAACCATGAAGTAGAAGAACTAAAAAAATCGATACAATAGAAACTGGTGTTAAAGAGGTTGTCTCTTAAAAACACATGGCAACCATTATCGCGAAAAAATATTAAGTAAAACAAATGAAAAAAAATTTTTTTCTCTTCCTCTTTTTACTTATGTCTGTTTTTGCCAATACAACTTGGGGGCAAATTCTAGTAGATGAGTCAGGTGCTAAGTACTTAACAATTGGAAGTACTAAGGACGAGGTTCTTGAAATTCTCGGAACACCTGAAAAAATTGATGCCTATTTCGATCGCTGGTACTACGGATCTAATAGTTTATCTTTTGATGAAGACAAACGTATAAAAGAATACACTAATGCGAAAGCTCTCAAAATTTTACTGATTCCATCTAACAGAAACAATTGCAAAGAAGACTCAGAAAAAATATTAAATTCTCAATCATCTTCTAAAAACAATTCGTACTCAAATTCAGCAAATGGATATGGTGAAATTAGTAAAACAACTGGAAGAGCACGAACTAATTATGTTAACGGGTACTACAGAAAAAATGGAACTTACGTAAAGCCGTATTACCGCAGTTAACTTTAAAATATCCTGAATAGGAATTGATCGGACAATCAAACTGGTGTTGACTTGCCCAAAATTTAGGCTCAATTTCTTGTGGAAAATCTCAAGCTAACCAAATTTTTGATGAGTTCTTTTCTAAAGCCTTCTTAAATTCTTCGAGAGATAGAACCTTCAAAGTGCTATGAGATCGTTTTCGATTATAATCAAAGCTCCATTCTTTAGCTAAATGTCTGGCCTCTTTTAGGTTTAAGAACAAATGTTGGTTCAAAAATTCGTCTCGTACTTTGTCATTAAAACTTTCTATCGTATCGTTCTGCATGAGCTTTCTCGGTTTGATATATGGCCATTTAACCGTTTTAATTCATTCCACTTGATGACCGATACGCTCGTAAATTCGGTTCTATTGTCCCTAAATATCAGCAAGGGCTTTCCGATTTCCCAGATAGCTCATGTGGAGTGCTTCTCATCTAGACAGAGCCACCTGCCTTAATTGTATGAGGTAAGATTAAGACTTAGATTTCGGCAGAGTATAACCAGTATAAACAGACACGGGGAGTACTAATGCAAGAAATCTGAAATCAAATTAGACATGTTGGGCATGAAGAGTGCGTGTGAATTGGGGCAAAGATGAACGGGATTTTACTTCGGGAAGCTGTGAAGGGGTATGCAATAGGCTAACAGATTGTTGATATGGCAGCTTAAAGATATGAACTAGTGAAAAGAGTGGGGCAACTTGGACTTGAACCAAGGACCAACGGATTATGAGTCCGTTGCTCTAACCAACTGAGCTATTGCCCCGGGAAAGGAAAAACTAGTGTAGCAGGTTGGGAAGAAGCCGCGCAATATTTTTCTTAGGCGGAAATGTATGTGAAATCAATTTTTGCTTTTCTCTTATGGTGAAATGGGGTATCAAAAATCTCTTACAAAACAAGAGACTCAACACTTAGCGGAGTGAGCAAGCACTATGGTCCGTCTTCTTATCACGGCATTTTTTCTTTTAGTTGGGCATGCAGCAGTAGCAGGAGAGTCCTGCGGCTGTCCATGCGATTGCTGCACGCAGTGCAGCGACATTGACGCACAAAAATGGGAGAGAGCAGCAAACTGCTACTGGAGAGGGCCCTATCCTCACATGGCAGGGGACTGCGACGCAGCCTTTGGACATTGCGGTCTTTGGGGCGTGTGGCTACCTGAAGAAGGTCCTTTATTTAAGCCCCTGTTGGCATCGCCAAGGCAGCTGACCTATTCCGCCGGCTGGAGGTTTAACGACCAGGCTCTGACAAAGAACGTCATTCCCGTATCCTTTGCAGACAACATCGCCTTCATCCGCTGGTGCAACGTATGGCCCTGGTGCGGACAGCTGCAGATTAACCTCGATGGCGGCGTCTGGGCGGTATTCGACCCCTGCCATGAGTCGGCTCCTTTGATGAACGCAGACTACTACATCGGTTTGCCAATCGAGTATGCCGTTGGCAACTGGGTGTTCAGGATCAGGCCCTATCACATTTCGTCCCATATCGGGGATGAATTCCTGCTCAACCACCCTAACTTCGACAGAAGAAACCCGTCAGCGGAGTATCTGGACTTCTACGTATCCAACATGCTCACGAGTGAAATCAGGCTCTACAGCGGTCTTGGCTGGGTCATTCAGCATGACGAGTCGTTTGACACAGGAAACTTCTACGCCAACGCCGGTGTGGAACTGCATCTTTACAGCTATGGATTTTATGATCCCTGTCAGCATCTTTACGGAACGCCCTTCTTCGGGATGGACTTCCTCTATTATAACACTTTCTCCGAGCACATCGACCAGACATACGTCATCGGTTATGAGTGGGGAAAGACCTGCGGCTGCTATAGGAAGCTCAGAATCTTTGCCGAATACCATGACGGCTACAACGTTGATGGTCAGTTCAGCAAAAAAGCTTCCAATTACTTCAGCGTCAGGGCGACATACGGTTATTAAAGGCGGCATGCATGAACCCACTTGATCCAGAGCCAAAAGACGTCATCGAAGACAGAAAAGGGCAGGCGGTTGAAGAGCCGCCTGTGCGTGAGATACCCGACCAGGATCTCGCCACAAGAAAGCCTCCCAAGAAAAACCCTTTTCTCTTCTTCGTCTGGCTGGCATTTTTCCTGACCTTCGCTCTGATCATCTGGGGCTATTCAGGCTCCATGCTGCAGTTCATGAGGAAAGCGGCCGAAGACAAGCCCTTCCTTCAGGTGACTAACCGCCAGATGTCTGTATTCCTGTGGCAGTTTCCTAATCTTTTGAGGCAGAATGTTAAGTCGCGAGGCGATTATCTGACCGGCTTCGATCTCGAAAACAGGGTAGGCATCAAAGCAGGCTATGCAGATCAGCGGGTCATCGCCCCACCGGAAGTGCTGTTTCTCTACCACACCTGGGATAGGCTCATCAAAGAGGAGTACACGCAGAGGATCATCTCCAAGCAGGACTTCTTTGAGTTCTTAGTGCAATCGCCCGAGTGGCTGCCGGAGAAGTGGAGCGAGGCCCCGCCGGAGTATACCGCCATGGTCAAGTCTCTCGACATCAGCCCGCAACAAGATCTCTCGCAACTCTCCAAGCAGGCGCTGCCCTTAGAGGTGCGTCTTGCCTATCAGGGCTGGAAGAACTTTTTCGAGGAGGGCGACCTCATCAACATCTTCTCCATCACCTATGGCGATCTGAAAAAGTTTTTGGGCGGGCATCCGCATTACGCAAGAAACTACTGGATCAACCTCGTCAAAAAGGACTATCCCAATTATTTGAAGACATTTACTTCGGGCTCATACAAGGATGAGGACAAAGTCCCTCCCCAAGAGATCCCCCCGTTTGTAAAAGTCGCCCTATTCAACATGATTCAAGCAGAAAAAAAGTTGTAAGTGTAAAAAGAGCACAGAAAGCCCCTGAAGATTTCTAAGGGGGCTTTCCACTTACGCCCGCGCTTTGTATCGAGCAAGGCAGCTCCCTTGGGTATTGAGCACCATCTAGGATTCGGCAGAAGGTGTCTAGTTTTGCTGAAGCGGTTTGATTCTAAGCATCTTAAAAAGTTCGTTCTCAGAGATTGTGTGGTCAAAGACGTCTAGCGCGGTAGTATGCTGCGGCCATCAGTGGGGTATCTTGCCCGGAGTTCTCTGAATAGGAACTGTCGTTAGAGATTGTGGTGTCGAAATTTGGGGTGGTAGGGCTTTCCTGAAAATCTTCTCATATCAATCGTATTAAGGTCTCTTTAGTTAAGTTTTGTTTTGATGGTCGCTTAATTAATTATTAACATTAAATTGTTTGTTGTTGTAAAATTGAAGTTTGTTTTACTTGGATTTAATTTATTATGTTTTCACATGCAGCCTCGCTGACAACCTATCGGACAGAAGCATTCGAGTGCATATCCGATGAAGAAAGCCTCGAATCGGCAAAAATCGTCGTGTTCTTGACGAACCACAAAGCACCCAGCCACTATCCCCATATTTGGAACATCCTTTCAGGGTTGAAGCTCAAGGAAACAGATGTTTTGCTTGCCGAGAGCATGAAAGTGGTGGGCACATGGAAAATTGCCGCGGCGACCGAGTGCTGGGAAAATCCCCAGACGCTCAAACAGGTTGAAGAGCAAAGAAAAAAATATCTCTACGCCAGCCAGGTGATCGATAAGCTCCAAGACGAACAGACTGCCTTCAGGCGAAAAATGATCGCTTGCGAGATTTTGATGGGGTTCAAAGAGGCGGATTCGCTTAAAGGCAGGGGAGTTGATCTGGCTACGATTGGCGAGTGGCTGAAGACCCCCTCGGTGAACCAAGCGGAGATTCATGATTTTCAATTACAGGCAAAACAGATTGTTGATCTGGCCTATCGTGCCTTTTGCAGAGCCATAATCAGTGAGACCTTTCCAGAGCGTCAGACTGAACTCATCACTAAAATTCAAAAAAGCCTGGACCGTAGCCGCGTTTTTGTCATCTGCGGCGCAAGCCATGGCAGTCCCGAGCACTCAGATTTTCCTGAAGAAGCAAAGCGGTTGCAGGAATATTTGCTTAGTGTCGGCTCATTTGCACTGTGTCGTCTCCTAGCCTGAAGTTCGGCTAATATGTGCTGTTCCTTTCGAGATGTTTAACTTCTGACGGCTCCCTCCTTTTTGTATCGTGTGTTTTGTTGATAGTATTTTCAGTTAAAAGTGTATGTTTTGGCGTGTGTTAATTTATAAACAAGAGTATGAGTTTAAATTTAAAAATTAACAAATGTGTTAAAATAGGTTCTATCGGGATTGTGTGGGTTAGGGGTCTTGTATGTTGCCGGATTATAGTAACCTTTACAACAGCTGCCAGCGGGCCTATGACAAAATTGGACAATTTGAAAACGGGAATTACTTTTACGTCAAACCGGATGGGGATCTTGAGCTGCAGAAGGTAGACCAAAACTCTCTGATCGGAGCGTGGAGCGCTACCATCGGAAAAACGGTAACGAACTGGTCTTATGGGAGCGAAAAAGCAGATTGGCGCAGCGTCACAAGCGAGATAGAGAAAGTCAACGGTCAGTTGAAAAATCTTTTGGACGCTCATGTTTTGGAAGATCCCGACAGTAGCAGGGATCTTAACATCAAAAAACTGGATCTGGCGATAGAGCAATCGGCAAGAGCCCTTCACAAAGTAGCTCAAGATTATCTGGAGCAAAGCAAGCAGAGATGGACGAGAGGTACCGATAAGAAAGAGGCAAGCACTGCATACGAGAAACTGGCGCGAGAAAGTTACAGTCTCCACCTGCGGCTCAATTGCATTATCAAGGAACTGGACAGCGATGAGATCCCCAACGCAGATGAATTCGATGGGGCAGATAATGTATTAACTTCAGCCTTCGAAACTCTCACCGACCCCAATGTGCTTCAGGAAATGGATCTGGAAAATTTCGAAGATGCCTGGCTGAATGCTAAGCAGGAGGCATTCTCTGGGGGTAAAGATT
It encodes:
- a CDS encoding integrase core domain-containing protein, producing the protein MKTVKWPYIKPRKLMQNDTIESFNDKVRDEFLNQHLFLNLKEARHLAKEWSFDYNRKRSHSTLKVLSLEEFKKALEKNSSKIWLA
- a CDS encoding DUF1207 domain-containing protein, giving the protein MVRLLITAFFLLVGHAAVAGESCGCPCDCCTQCSDIDAQKWERAANCYWRGPYPHMAGDCDAAFGHCGLWGVWLPEEGPLFKPLLASPRQLTYSAGWRFNDQALTKNVIPVSFADNIAFIRWCNVWPWCGQLQINLDGGVWAVFDPCHESAPLMNADYYIGLPIEYAVGNWVFRIRPYHISSHIGDEFLLNHPNFDRRNPSAEYLDFYVSNMLTSEIRLYSGLGWVIQHDESFDTGNFYANAGVELHLYSYGFYDPCQHLYGTPFFGMDFLYYNTFSEHIDQTYVIGYEWGKTCGCYRKLRIFAEYHDGYNVDGQFSKKASNYFSVRATYGY